In Scylla paramamosain isolate STU-SP2022 chromosome 29, ASM3559412v1, whole genome shotgun sequence, a genomic segment contains:
- the LOC135115697 gene encoding pro-resilin-like produces MNAKIAILLALVAVAVADSDEFRGYRAPSSEESYESSEAQYNFQWSVDHDPSSNEYGHQEARDGDNTKGSYYVELPDGRVQNVAYYVNGDSGYIADVTYTGSAESFESDESNESFRYYGSNESK; encoded by the exons ATGAACGCCAAG ATCGCCATCCTCCTCGCCCTCGTGGCCGTGGCCGTCGCCGACAGTGACGAGTTCAGAGGCTACCGCGCCCCCAGC TCCGAGGAGTCCTACGAGTCCTCCGAGGCCCAGTACAACTTCCAGTGGTCCGTGGACCACGACCCCTCCAGCAACGAGTACGGCCACCAGGAGGCCCGCGACGGTGACAACACCAAGGGCTCCTACTACGTGGAGCTTCCCGACGGTCGCGTCCAGAACGTTGCTTACTACGTCAACGGCGACTCTGGCTACATCGCTGACGTCACCTACACCGGCTCCGCTGAGTCCTTCGAGTCCGACGAGTCCAACGAGTCCTTCCGTTACTACGGATCCAACGAGTCCAAGTAA
- the LOC135115696 gene encoding pro-resilin-like, which yields MNAKIAILLALVAVAVADSDEFRGYRAPSSEESYESSEAQYNFQWAVDHDPSSNEYGHQEARDGDNTKGSYYVELPDGRVQNVAYYVNGDSGYIADVTYTGSAESFESDESNESFRYYGSNESK from the exons ATGAACGCCAAG ATCGCCATCCTCCTCGCCCTCGTGGCCGTGGCCGTCGCTGACAGTGACGAGTTCAGAGGCTACCGCGCTCCCAGC TCCGAGGAGTCCTACGAGTCCTCCGAGGCCCAGTACAACTTCCAGTGGGCTGTGGACCACGACCCCTCCAGCAACGAGTACGGCCACCAGGAGGCCCGCGACGGTGACAACACCAAGGGCTCCTACTACGTGGAGCTTCCCGACGGTCGCGTCCAGAACGTTGCTTACTACGTCAACGGCGACTCTGGCTACATCGCTGACGTCACCTACACCGGCTCCGCTGAGTCCTTCGAGTCCGACGAGTCCAACGAGTCCTTCCGTTATTACGGATCCAACGAGTCCAAGTAA